In Amycolatopsis endophytica, the following are encoded in one genomic region:
- a CDS encoding SMP-30/gluconolactonase/LRE family protein: MISSERSPVLNEAEAVTSAVSELGESPLWDPAGVLYWVDIPGQRLHSVTPSGSGVSVELDARVSAVELGTGDELLAVTERGLARLDPRSGRTTPIIELPLEPGARMNDAAIDPRGRCWAGSATHDDSRIGALFCVAGRSVAVPVRGLGMSNGLDWSPDGLVLYHVDTAAGEVSQWRYRPATGEVSGRRVLRHVPANVGLPDGLTVDAEGCLWVAIWGTGQVWRLDPGSGERISTVDVPAACPTSCAFGGEHLDRLYVTSAQWDGDGGLLYRADVGVRGLPPRRFVEGF; this comes from the coding sequence ATGATCAGTTCCGAGCGGAGCCCAGTCCTGAACGAGGCCGAGGCGGTCACCAGCGCGGTCAGCGAGCTCGGCGAATCACCGCTGTGGGATCCGGCGGGAGTCCTGTACTGGGTCGACATCCCTGGGCAGCGGCTGCACAGCGTGACCCCGTCGGGATCCGGGGTTTCGGTCGAACTCGACGCGCGGGTGAGCGCGGTCGAGCTCGGGACCGGCGACGAGCTGCTGGCGGTCACCGAACGCGGACTTGCCCGGCTCGACCCGCGGTCGGGCCGCACCACGCCGATCATCGAGCTGCCACTGGAACCGGGCGCGCGCATGAACGACGCCGCGATCGATCCGCGTGGCCGGTGCTGGGCGGGCTCGGCCACCCACGACGACAGCCGCATCGGCGCCCTGTTCTGCGTCGCCGGGCGCAGCGTCGCGGTGCCGGTGCGTGGGCTGGGCATGTCCAACGGGCTGGACTGGTCCCCGGACGGCCTCGTCCTCTACCACGTCGACACCGCGGCAGGGGAGGTCTCGCAGTGGCGCTACCGGCCCGCGACCGGCGAGGTGTCGGGGCGCCGGGTCCTGCGTCATGTCCCGGCGAACGTGGGCCTGCCGGACGGGCTGACCGTCGACGCCGAGGGCTGCCTGTGGGTGGCGATCTGGGGAACGGGTCAGGTCTGGCGCCTCGACCCTGGCTCCGGGGAGCGGATTTCGACGGTCGACGTGCCCGCGGCGTGCCCGACGAGCTGTGCTTTCGGGGGCGAGCACCTGGACCGGCTGTACGTGACGAGCGCCCAGTGGGATGGCGACGGTGGACTGCTCTACCGCGCCGACGTGGGTGTCCGTGGCCTGCCTCCGCGCCGGTTCGTCGAGGGGTTCTGA
- a CDS encoding YchJ family protein, whose translation MRCPCGSGETYENCCAPLHRGESPAPTAERLMRSRFSAFAVGDEDYLLRSWHPDTRPPVVRLDPRQRWTRLDVLATTGGSPFHTTGTVEFRAHYRTPDGPGSLHEDSEFTRLDGQWVYTGAR comes from the coding sequence ATGAGGTGTCCCTGCGGATCGGGTGAGACGTACGAGAACTGCTGCGCGCCGCTGCACCGGGGTGAGTCCCCGGCACCGACGGCCGAACGGTTGATGCGGTCGAGGTTCAGCGCGTTCGCCGTGGGCGACGAGGACTACCTGCTGCGCAGCTGGCACCCGGACACGCGCCCGCCCGTGGTTCGGCTCGATCCGCGGCAGCGCTGGACGCGACTGGACGTGCTCGCCACGACCGGCGGGAGCCCGTTCCACACGACCGGCACCGTGGAGTTCCGGGCGCACTACCGGACTCCCGACGGCCCGGGCTCGCTGCACGAGGACAGCGAGTTCACCCGCCTGGACGGACAGTGGGTGTACACCGGGGCGCGGTGA
- a CDS encoding hydroxymethylglutaryl-CoA lyase produces the protein MTVDTLPGLPSAVTICEVGPRDGLQNESAVVPAAVKAEFVERLADAGHTVIETTSMVHPKWVPQLADAEEVLRLVERRPGVRYPVLVPNARGLARALDLGATDIAVFAAATESFAKANLNRTVSESLEMFAPVVARAREAGLGVRGYLSMCWGDPWAGTVPLPQVTAVATRLFALGCTELSLGDTIGVATPGRVVALLDALVAAGIPLARIAVHFHDTYGQGLANTLAALHHGVTTVDASAGGLGGCPYAKSATGNLATEDLLWQLNGLGIHTGVDLAKLAETSVWLAGHLGRPSPSRALRALSGAG, from the coding sequence ATGACCGTCGACACCCTGCCCGGCCTGCCATCGGCCGTGACGATCTGCGAGGTCGGGCCGCGCGACGGGCTGCAGAACGAGTCCGCGGTCGTGCCCGCCGCGGTCAAGGCCGAGTTCGTGGAACGGCTCGCCGACGCCGGGCACACCGTGATCGAGACGACGAGCATGGTGCATCCGAAGTGGGTGCCGCAGCTCGCCGACGCCGAGGAGGTGCTGCGGCTGGTCGAGCGGCGTCCCGGCGTGCGTTATCCGGTGCTGGTCCCCAACGCTCGCGGACTGGCGCGGGCGCTGGACCTCGGGGCCACCGACATCGCGGTGTTCGCGGCCGCCACCGAGAGTTTCGCCAAGGCCAACCTCAACCGCACGGTGAGCGAGTCCCTGGAGATGTTCGCGCCGGTGGTCGCCCGCGCGCGGGAGGCGGGGCTGGGTGTGCGGGGCTACCTGTCGATGTGCTGGGGCGACCCGTGGGCGGGCACGGTCCCGTTGCCGCAGGTCACCGCGGTCGCGACCCGGCTGTTCGCGCTGGGCTGCACCGAACTGAGCCTGGGCGACACGATCGGCGTCGCCACGCCGGGCCGGGTCGTCGCGCTGCTCGACGCGCTCGTCGCGGCCGGGATCCCGCTCGCGCGGATCGCGGTGCACTTCCACGACACCTACGGCCAGGGCCTCGCCAACACCCTCGCCGCGCTGCACCACGGAGTGACCACAGTGGACGCTTCCGCCGGTGGCCTCGGCGGCTGCCCCTACGCGAAGAGCGCCACCGGCAACCTCGCCACCGAAGACCTGCTGTGGCAGTTGAACGGGCTCGGCATCCACACCGGTGTCGACCTGGCCAAGCTCGCCGAGACCAGCGTGTGGCTGGCCGGGCACCTGGGCCGTCCCAGCCCGTCGCGGGCGCTGCGCGCGCTGTCCGGCGCGGGTTGA
- a CDS encoding flavin-containing monooxygenase yields the protein MTQTIDREAPSRSPQARVDDWLRQFESALAARDVAAAAGLFAVDSFWRDLVAFTWNLKTVEGREGVADLLSACLDGTDPSGFRTTETPTEADGVTEAWLEFETATGRGKGHLRLTDEGAWTLLTSLRELKGFEEPQRERRPKGVHHGAIEGRRSWAEERELETKELGRDRQPYVVVIGGGQGGIALGARLRQLGVPALVLERHDRPGDSWRKRYKSLCLHDPVWYDHLPYLPFPENWPVFAPKDKIADWLEMYTRVMDVPYWTRSEVKSASYDENTAQWTVTVDRDGETVVLTPKQLVFATGMSGKPNIPSFPGMDDFEGEQHHSSQHPGPDAYTGKKVVVVGSNNSAHDICAALWEHDADVTMVQRSSTHIVKSDSLMEFGLGDLYSERAVAAGMTTDKADMVFASLPYRIMHQFQIPVYAKIKEHDADFYERLEKAGFRHDWGDDESGLFMKYLRRGSGYYIDVGAAELVADGKIKLVQGQVDHLVADGVVLADGTKLEADLVVYATGYGSMNGWVADLAGQEMADRVGKCWGLGSATTKDPGPWEGEQRNMWKPTQQPGLWFHGGNLHQSRHYSLYLALQLKARYEGVPTEVYGLQEVHHLS from the coding sequence ATGACACAGACCATCGACAGGGAAGCGCCGTCGCGTTCCCCGCAGGCCCGCGTGGACGACTGGCTGCGGCAGTTCGAAAGCGCGCTGGCGGCCCGTGACGTCGCGGCGGCGGCCGGCCTGTTCGCGGTCGACAGTTTCTGGCGCGATCTGGTGGCGTTCACCTGGAACCTCAAGACCGTCGAAGGCCGCGAAGGCGTCGCCGACCTGCTCTCCGCCTGCCTGGACGGCACCGACCCGTCGGGCTTCCGCACCACCGAGACCCCCACCGAAGCCGACGGCGTGACCGAGGCGTGGCTGGAGTTCGAGACCGCGACCGGCCGCGGCAAGGGTCATCTCCGGCTCACCGACGAGGGCGCCTGGACGCTGCTGACCAGCCTGCGCGAGCTGAAGGGGTTCGAGGAACCGCAACGCGAACGCCGCCCCAAGGGCGTGCACCACGGCGCGATCGAGGGGCGCCGGTCGTGGGCCGAGGAACGCGAGCTCGAAACGAAGGAGCTGGGCCGCGACCGGCAACCCTACGTCGTGGTCATCGGCGGCGGCCAGGGTGGTATCGCCCTCGGCGCGCGGCTGCGGCAACTCGGGGTGCCCGCGCTGGTGCTGGAACGCCACGACCGGCCCGGCGACTCGTGGCGCAAGCGGTACAAGAGCCTCTGCCTGCACGACCCGGTCTGGTACGACCACCTGCCCTACCTGCCGTTCCCGGAGAACTGGCCGGTGTTCGCGCCGAAGGACAAGATCGCGGACTGGCTGGAGATGTACACGCGGGTGATGGACGTGCCGTACTGGACGCGGTCGGAGGTCAAGTCCGCGTCCTACGACGAGAACACCGCGCAGTGGACGGTCACCGTTGACCGGGACGGGGAAACCGTGGTGCTGACACCGAAACAGCTCGTGTTCGCCACCGGCATGTCGGGGAAACCGAACATCCCGTCGTTCCCCGGGATGGATGATTTCGAGGGCGAGCAGCACCACTCTTCGCAGCATCCCGGCCCGGACGCCTACACCGGCAAGAAGGTCGTGGTGGTCGGCTCGAACAACTCCGCGCACGACATCTGCGCGGCGCTGTGGGAGCACGACGCGGACGTGACGATGGTGCAGCGGTCGTCGACGCACATCGTGAAGTCCGATTCACTGATGGAGTTCGGGCTCGGCGACCTGTACTCCGAGCGCGCGGTGGCGGCCGGGATGACCACCGACAAGGCCGACATGGTGTTCGCGTCGCTGCCCTACCGGATCATGCACCAGTTCCAGATCCCGGTGTACGCCAAAATCAAGGAACACGACGCGGACTTCTACGAGCGCCTGGAAAAGGCCGGTTTCCGGCACGACTGGGGTGACGACGAATCCGGCCTGTTCATGAAGTACCTGCGACGCGGTTCGGGATACTACATCGATGTCGGGGCCGCGGAACTGGTGGCGGACGGGAAAATCAAGCTGGTGCAGGGGCAGGTCGACCACCTGGTCGCCGACGGCGTTGTCCTCGCCGACGGCACCAAACTGGAAGCCGACCTCGTGGTGTACGCGACGGGATACGGCTCGATGAACGGCTGGGTCGCCGACCTCGCGGGCCAGGAGATGGCCGACCGCGTGGGCAAGTGCTGGGGACTCGGTTCGGCGACGACCAAGGACCCCGGGCCGTGGGAGGGCGAGCAGCGCAACATGTGGAAACCCACGCAGCAGCCCGGTTTGTGGTTCCACGGCGGGAACCTGCACCAGTCGCGGCACTACTCGCTGTACCTGGCACTGCAGTTGAAGGCGCGGTACGAGGGGGTGCCGACCGAGGTGTACGGGCTGCAGGAGGTGCACCACCTTTCTTGA
- a CDS encoding helix-turn-helix domain-containing protein, whose translation MSMPGAVPPGCSLPAYARDLVRMHDAVIGGGRPALRPREVVSRSWSRVLGLGLKADGLNARDWLGEDELARRRETSPLRTAVADLRQVLGGMSHVLLVVTDADGAILWREGPPAVRRRADDLGFFEGAEWTEERVGTNAIGTAIAEAAPVELLAGEHFEQGQHPWYCTASPVHDPRTGELLGVIDVSGPALTLHPAIGALVETGRRLAESQLWRWHQQRLDRLRQAGEPLLTAGPAVVVDDNGWVASSAGVSVGDRITAPADGEPIAVPGLGACLPERLAEGWLIRPASTDRRVALDLDLTRTPLLTLQGGTAAWRRPVTRRHADILTLLHCAGPAGLSAEALSRALYGDAEHVVTVRAEVSRLRRLLGALVDTRPYRLADGVRMTVRET comes from the coding sequence GTGAGCATGCCCGGCGCAGTCCCGCCCGGCTGCAGCCTGCCCGCCTACGCCCGCGATCTGGTGCGCATGCACGACGCCGTCATCGGCGGCGGCAGGCCCGCGCTGCGGCCGCGGGAGGTCGTGTCCCGGTCCTGGTCGCGGGTGCTCGGGCTGGGGTTGAAAGCCGACGGGCTGAACGCGCGTGACTGGCTCGGCGAGGACGAGCTGGCCCGGCGGCGGGAGACGTCGCCGCTACGGACCGCGGTCGCCGACCTGCGGCAGGTGCTCGGCGGGATGTCCCACGTGCTGCTGGTCGTCACCGACGCGGACGGCGCGATCCTGTGGCGCGAGGGCCCTCCCGCGGTCCGGCGGCGCGCGGACGACCTGGGGTTCTTCGAGGGCGCGGAGTGGACCGAGGAGCGGGTCGGCACCAACGCGATCGGGACCGCGATCGCCGAGGCCGCGCCGGTCGAGCTGCTGGCAGGGGAGCATTTCGAGCAGGGCCAGCACCCCTGGTACTGCACGGCGTCGCCGGTGCACGATCCGCGGACGGGCGAGCTGCTCGGCGTGATCGACGTGAGCGGCCCCGCGCTGACCCTGCACCCGGCCATCGGGGCGCTTGTCGAGACCGGCCGCAGGCTCGCGGAGTCGCAGCTGTGGCGCTGGCACCAGCAGCGTCTGGACCGGCTGCGCCAGGCGGGTGAACCGCTGCTGACGGCGGGCCCCGCCGTCGTGGTCGACGACAACGGCTGGGTGGCCTCCAGCGCGGGCGTGTCGGTCGGCGACCGGATCACGGCCCCGGCCGACGGTGAGCCCATCGCGGTGCCGGGGCTGGGTGCGTGCCTGCCCGAGCGGCTGGCGGAGGGCTGGCTGATCCGCCCCGCGAGCACCGACCGCCGGGTGGCGCTGGACCTCGACCTCACCCGCACACCTCTGCTGACGCTCCAGGGCGGCACCGCCGCGTGGCGCCGCCCGGTGACCCGCCGCCACGCGGACATCCTGACGCTGCTGCACTGCGCCGGCCCCGCGGGTCTCTCGGCCGAAGCGCTGAGCCGCGCGCTGTACGGGGATGCCGAGCACGTCGTCACGGTGCGCGCGGAGGTGTCACGCCTGCGCCGCCTGCTGGGCGCCCTGGTCGACACGAGGCCGTACCGCCTGGCGGACGGGGTGCGGATGACGGTGCGCGAGACCTGA
- a CDS encoding p-hydroxycinnamoyl CoA hydratase/lyase, producing the protein MSTVAGNGRVRTEPWGDTVLVEFDEGIAWVTLNRPDKRNAMNPALNDEMVRVLDHLEGDDRCRVLVLTGAGESFSAGMDLKEYFREVDATGSTAVQIRVRRASAEWQWKRLANWSKPTIAMVNGWCFGGAFTPLVACDLAFADEAAQFGLSEVNWGIPPGGVVSRALAATVPQRDALFHIMTGEPFDGRRAAQMRLVNEALPAARLRERTREVALKLASMNQVILHAAKTGYKIAQEMPWEQAEDYLYAKLDQSQFADKAGARAKGLTQFLDDKTYRPGLSAFDPEK; encoded by the coding sequence ATGAGCACGGTGGCCGGCAATGGGCGGGTTCGTACCGAGCCCTGGGGTGACACGGTGCTGGTGGAGTTCGACGAGGGCATCGCCTGGGTCACGCTCAACCGGCCGGACAAGCGCAATGCCATGAACCCGGCCCTGAACGACGAGATGGTGCGTGTGCTGGACCACCTGGAGGGCGACGATCGCTGCCGGGTGCTGGTGCTCACCGGCGCGGGCGAGTCGTTCTCGGCGGGCATGGACCTCAAGGAGTACTTCCGCGAGGTCGACGCCACCGGCAGCACCGCGGTGCAGATCAGGGTGCGCCGGGCCAGCGCGGAGTGGCAGTGGAAGCGCCTCGCGAACTGGAGCAAGCCGACGATCGCGATGGTCAACGGCTGGTGTTTCGGCGGTGCGTTCACTCCGCTGGTCGCCTGCGATCTGGCCTTCGCCGACGAGGCGGCACAGTTCGGGTTGTCCGAGGTGAACTGGGGCATCCCGCCGGGCGGCGTGGTCAGCCGGGCGCTCGCGGCGACCGTGCCGCAGCGGGACGCGCTGTTTCACATCATGACCGGTGAGCCGTTCGACGGTCGTCGTGCGGCGCAGATGCGGCTGGTGAACGAGGCGCTGCCGGCGGCACGGCTGCGGGAGCGCACGCGCGAGGTCGCGCTGAAGCTGGCCTCGATGAACCAGGTGATCCTGCACGCGGCCAAGACCGGGTACAAGATCGCCCAGGAGATGCCGTGGGAGCAGGCCGAGGACTACCTCTACGCCAAACTCGACCAGTCCCAGTTCGCGGACAAGGCGGGCGCCCGCGCCAAGGGGCTGACCCAGTTCCTCGACGACAAGACCTACCGTCCCGGCCTGAGCGCGTTCGATCCGGAGAAGTAG
- a CDS encoding class I SAM-dependent DNA methyltransferase: protein MDDPDGYFGETIAAGYDESSAGMFEPGVVEPAVGFLAGLAHGGRALELGIGTGRIALPLAARGVEVHGIDLSRAMIARLRAKPGGDAIPVTIGDFATTTVPATFSVAYLVYNTIANVTTQAGQVACFRTVAAHLEPGGCFVIEVGVPDLRRLPPGQNVLPFRVSPTGWAYDVYDVATQAMSSNYVDVADGRGTFWSVPFRYVWPAELDLMAQLAGLRLRERWDGWTREPFTGESRQHVSVWEKPF from the coding sequence GTGGATGATCCGGACGGCTACTTCGGCGAGACCATCGCGGCGGGCTATGACGAGTCGTCGGCGGGGATGTTCGAGCCCGGGGTGGTGGAGCCCGCGGTCGGGTTCCTGGCCGGGCTCGCGCACGGCGGCCGCGCCCTCGAACTGGGCATCGGCACGGGGCGGATCGCGCTGCCGCTGGCCGCCCGCGGCGTCGAGGTGCACGGCATCGATCTGTCCCGCGCCATGATCGCCCGGCTGCGGGCCAAACCTGGCGGCGACGCGATTCCCGTGACCATCGGCGACTTCGCCACCACCACCGTGCCCGCGACCTTCTCCGTCGCCTACCTCGTCTACAACACGATCGCCAATGTGACCACGCAGGCCGGGCAGGTGGCGTGCTTCCGCACCGTCGCGGCCCACCTCGAACCCGGCGGCTGTTTCGTGATCGAGGTGGGCGTGCCCGACCTGCGGCGGCTCCCGCCAGGGCAGAACGTCCTGCCGTTCCGGGTGAGCCCGACGGGGTGGGCCTACGACGTGTACGACGTCGCCACGCAGGCGATGAGTTCGAACTACGTCGACGTCGCGGACGGCCGCGGGACGTTCTGGTCGGTCCCGTTCCGCTACGTGTGGCCCGCCGAACTCGACCTGATGGCGCAGCTGGCCGGTCTCCGTCTGCGGGAGCGGTGGGACGGCTGGACGCGCGAACCCTTCACCGGCGAGAGCCGGCAGCACGTTTCGGTGTGGGAGAAGCCGTTCTGA
- a CDS encoding TSUP family transporter yields the protein MSTGATILVVCAVLAGALTQRATGLGFALVAAPFLVVIAGPETGVSLGNTLSAMLCAVVLARTWRHTWWRQAAALAVPAAIAVPLGALVVHSLPAGPLLVLVGAMGMAAVAMVVVSGRRSPLRGRAGLVTAGSLSGFMNVTAGVGGPMVTAYALSQGWSREVFVPTVQVYLLFLNVVSVATKGLPVLAPGEWALCSGALLVGVVAGELVNRRLTPEAGRRFIIAVALAGGAAAVIRGAVEW from the coding sequence GTGAGCACCGGCGCGACGATCCTGGTGGTGTGCGCCGTCCTGGCCGGAGCGCTCACGCAGCGGGCGACCGGTCTGGGGTTCGCGCTGGTGGCGGCCCCCTTCCTGGTCGTGATCGCGGGACCGGAGACCGGGGTGTCGCTCGGCAACACGCTCTCGGCGATGCTGTGCGCGGTCGTCCTGGCCCGCACCTGGCGGCACACCTGGTGGCGGCAGGCCGCCGCATTGGCGGTTCCCGCCGCGATCGCCGTTCCGCTGGGCGCGCTCGTCGTGCATTCCCTGCCCGCCGGACCGCTGCTCGTCCTGGTGGGGGCGATGGGCATGGCCGCGGTCGCGATGGTGGTGGTGAGCGGGCGGCGGTCCCCGCTGCGGGGTCGCGCCGGGCTGGTCACCGCCGGTTCGCTGTCCGGGTTCATGAACGTGACCGCCGGTGTGGGCGGCCCGATGGTGACCGCCTACGCGCTGTCCCAGGGCTGGTCGCGTGAGGTCTTCGTGCCGACCGTGCAGGTCTACCTGCTGTTCCTGAACGTGGTGTCGGTGGCGACGAAGGGACTGCCCGTGCTGGCGCCGGGCGAGTGGGCTCTGTGTTCCGGCGCGCTGCTCGTCGGCGTGGTCGCCGGGGAGCTGGTCAACCGCCGCCTGACCCCCGAAGCCGGGCGGCGGTTCATCATCGCGGTCGCGCTCGCCGGTGGCGCGGCGGCCGTCATCCGCGGCGCCGTCGAATGGTGA
- a CDS encoding SRPBCC family protein, which produces MTEFEREREMPAPAERVFAVAADTGRLGEWLPGVITVHPDEPEGMDVDVHDPAGEYEAPGVLGARREQLRLEWGRRGSADYSGWLQVSSADGGASYATLHLSFHGDQPANHGGAAAEDVEHRLDESLSKLANLVSAG; this is translated from the coding sequence ATGACCGAGTTCGAACGCGAACGTGAAATGCCCGCACCGGCCGAGCGGGTGTTCGCCGTGGCGGCCGACACCGGCAGGCTCGGCGAGTGGCTGCCCGGCGTGATCACCGTGCACCCGGACGAGCCGGAGGGCATGGACGTCGACGTGCACGATCCCGCGGGCGAGTACGAGGCACCCGGCGTGCTGGGCGCGCGCCGTGAACAGCTGCGGCTCGAGTGGGGCCGCCGCGGCAGCGCCGACTACAGCGGATGGTTGCAGGTGTCCTCCGCCGATGGCGGCGCCAGCTACGCCACGCTGCACCTGTCCTTTCACGGCGACCAGCCAGCCAACCACGGCGGCGCCGCCGCGGAGGACGTCGAACACCGGTTGGACGAGTCGCTGTCCAAGCTGGCGAACCTGGTGTCCGCGGGCTGA
- a CDS encoding cytochrome P450 — MSQETMSSARERARSFDHLDPAVADTVHEALGEFRRGCPVAHSEAHGGMFVVTRYDDLRHVAENGQIFSSAAEVGAVVVAPETGGVIAPLFEQDLAEHAAWRKHLQSFFTPRAAARHTGYVRRVAAEVVAELRPRGRADLVPDLCARIPPLVIASLMGIPEPERPVLASLVRRLAGAESEEEAAPVGQEYTGFLLDQIRSRRGADGDDVLTSVVNSEIGGKPAGDYELLKFAFLLVAAGNLTTTDQLASILLELARDGELRARVVADRGLIPQLVEESVRHESAVAATGRTVVAETELAGVPLQPGDRMLLTWGSGNRDERHFPDGDEFRLGRPRRPHLGWGAGAHRCLGLHVARVELRVILEELLAAIPDFTLPDGFVPRRTYGVIRGVRALPVTWPV, encoded by the coding sequence GTGAGCCAGGAAACCATGAGCTCGGCGCGCGAACGCGCCCGCAGCTTCGATCACCTCGATCCCGCCGTGGCCGACACGGTGCACGAGGCGCTGGGGGAGTTCCGGCGGGGATGCCCGGTGGCGCACAGCGAGGCGCACGGCGGAATGTTCGTGGTGACCCGGTACGACGACCTCAGGCACGTCGCCGAGAACGGGCAGATCTTCTCCTCCGCCGCGGAGGTCGGCGCGGTGGTGGTCGCCCCGGAAACCGGCGGGGTGATCGCGCCGCTGTTCGAGCAGGACCTGGCCGAGCACGCGGCCTGGCGGAAGCACCTGCAGTCGTTCTTCACGCCCCGGGCCGCGGCCCGGCACACCGGCTACGTGCGGCGGGTCGCGGCCGAGGTGGTGGCCGAGCTGCGGCCGCGTGGCCGGGCCGATCTCGTACCGGACCTGTGCGCGCGGATCCCGCCGCTCGTGATCGCCTCGCTGATGGGCATCCCGGAGCCGGAACGGCCCGTGCTCGCCTCGCTCGTGCGCCGCCTGGCCGGTGCGGAGAGCGAGGAGGAGGCCGCCCCGGTGGGCCAGGAGTACACCGGTTTCCTGCTCGACCAGATCCGTTCCCGGCGCGGCGCCGACGGTGACGACGTGCTGACCTCGGTGGTCAACAGCGAGATCGGCGGGAAGCCCGCCGGGGACTACGAACTGCTCAAGTTCGCGTTCCTGCTGGTGGCCGCGGGCAATCTGACCACGACCGACCAGCTGGCCAGCATCCTGCTCGAACTGGCGCGGGACGGCGAGCTGCGCGCCCGCGTGGTGGCCGATCGCGGCCTGATCCCGCAACTGGTGGAGGAAAGCGTCCGGCACGAGTCCGCGGTGGCGGCCACCGGCCGGACCGTGGTCGCCGAAACCGAGCTGGCCGGGGTGCCGCTGCAACCGGGCGACCGCATGCTGCTGACCTGGGGTTCGGGCAACCGCGACGAGCGCCATTTCCCGGACGGCGACGAGTTCCGGCTGGGCAGGCCACGGCGGCCGCACCTGGGCTGGGGAGCCGGCGCGCACCGGTGCCTCGGCCTGCACGTGGCACGGGTCGAGCTGCGGGTGATCCTCGAGGAACTGCTGGCCGCCATCCCGGACTTCACGCTGCCGGACGGATTCGTGCCGCGCCGCACCTACGGCGTGATCCGCGGCGTCCGCGCGCTCCCGGTGACCTGGCCGGTGTGA
- a CDS encoding SDR family NAD(P)-dependent oxidoreductase encodes MTTAQHRIGSGFGATTTAADVLEGRDLSGTLAVVTGGYSGLGLETTRALAGAGARVVVPARRPEVAKAALGGLAEVDELDLGDLDSVRGFAERFRESGRRIDFLIGSAAIMACPEARVGPGWEAQFATNHLGHFALVNRLWPSIAPGARVVSVSSRGHHFSGIRWDDLWFEQGYDKWQAYGQAKTANALFALRLDELGGPFGVRSFSVHPGSILTPLQRHLSLEEKIANGWVDERGEPIADWFKSPQQGAATQVWAATSPALDGMGGVYCEDCDIAEPASGEPLPSGPGRPAMYTGVRDWAVDRAQAARLWELSAGLTGVDAFSPAPLR; translated from the coding sequence ATGACCACGGCACAGCACAGGATCGGTTCCGGTTTCGGCGCGACCACCACCGCGGCCGATGTTCTCGAAGGCCGCGACCTGTCCGGCACACTCGCGGTCGTCACCGGCGGCTACTCGGGGCTCGGCCTCGAAACCACCCGCGCGCTGGCGGGCGCGGGCGCTCGGGTCGTGGTCCCGGCTCGACGACCGGAGGTGGCGAAGGCCGCGCTCGGCGGCCTCGCCGAGGTGGACGAGCTGGACCTCGGTGACCTGGACAGCGTGCGCGGGTTCGCCGAGCGGTTCCGGGAATCGGGGCGGCGCATCGATTTCCTGATCGGCAGCGCGGCGATCATGGCGTGCCCGGAGGCGCGGGTCGGGCCCGGCTGGGAAGCCCAGTTCGCGACGAACCACCTCGGCCACTTCGCGCTGGTGAACCGGCTGTGGCCGTCGATCGCGCCCGGCGCACGGGTGGTCTCGGTTTCCTCGCGGGGCCACCACTTCTCCGGAATCCGCTGGGACGACCTCTGGTTCGAGCAGGGCTACGACAAGTGGCAGGCTTATGGACAGGCCAAAACCGCGAACGCGTTGTTCGCGCTACGGTTGGACGAGCTCGGCGGACCGTTCGGTGTGCGATCGTTCTCGGTGCACCCCGGCAGCATCCTGACCCCGCTGCAGCGGCACCTCTCACTCGAGGAAAAGATCGCGAACGGCTGGGTCGACGAACGCGGCGAGCCGATCGCCGACTGGTTCAAGAGCCCGCAACAGGGCGCGGCGACGCAGGTCTGGGCGGCGACTTCCCCGGCACTCGATGGGATGGGCGGGGTGTACTGCGAGGACTGCGACATCGCCGAGCCCGCGTCCGGCGAGCCGCTCCCCTCCGGGCCAGGGCGTCCCGCGATGTACACGGGAGTCCGTGACTGGGCGGTGGACCGGGCGCAGGCCGCGAGGTTGTGGGAGCTGTCGGCGGGTTTGACCGGGGTGGATGCTTTTTCTCCGGCTCCGCTTCGGTAG